The following are from one region of the Armatimonadota bacterium genome:
- a CDS encoding DUF4328 domain-containing protein produces the protein MTQQNNTFIDLTKLTKWIKWLLCLQVGVAVIALISGGLEYQLLNDVKNDVHTSQLQAIAAAEASDARQQVIVITKLIIFVVSGILILKWIYRANFNARQLGASEMQFTPGWSIGWYFIPIANLWKPYQVMEEIWKASANPQEWKSQSIPPLLGWWWFFWIVSNILENASFSMALKPAQIHELIVGNIVTLISDVTRIPLCLIMLAIVSKIYEMQMSHYRSRVS, from the coding sequence AACAATACATTCATTGATTTGACTAAACTGACGAAGTGGATTAAATGGTTATTGTGTCTCCAAGTCGGCGTTGCCGTAATTGCCTTGATTTCTGGAGGGCTGGAATATCAACTGCTCAATGATGTTAAGAACGACGTTCATACATCCCAGCTTCAAGCTATCGCAGCAGCCGAGGCAAGCGATGCACGGCAGCAAGTTATTGTAATCACAAAACTGATCATCTTTGTGGTATCAGGCATACTCATTTTGAAGTGGATATACCGTGCCAATTTCAACGCTCGGCAACTTGGCGCATCCGAAATGCAGTTCACACCTGGGTGGTCTATTGGGTGGTATTTCATTCCAATTGCCAACTTGTGGAAGCCATATCAGGTAATGGAGGAAATATGGAAGGCGAGCGCGAATCCACAGGAATGGAAAAGCCAATCTATTCCGCCACTTCTTGGATGGTGGTGGTTTTTCTGGATTGTATCCAATATCTTAGAAAATGCATCCTTCAGCATGGCTCTCAAGCCGGCTCAGATTCATGAATTGATCGTGGGGAATATTGTAACGCTGATCTCTGATGTAACGAGAATACCTTTGTGCCTTATCATGCTGGCGATAGTAAGCAAGATTTATGAAATGCAAATGTCCCATTACAGAAGTCGCGTCTCATAA